The following coding sequences are from one Paracoccus alcaliphilus window:
- a CDS encoding YdcH family protein produces the protein MNMHHEMSHDEIIRARLAVLRCEHRDLDEAITALTRQQLTSSLTLQRLKKQKLALKDQIARLEDELTPDIIA, from the coding sequence ATGAATATGCATCACGAAATGTCGCATGACGAAATTATCCGCGCCAGACTGGCGGTGCTGCGCTGCGAACATCGCGATCTGGACGAGGCCATCACCGCGCTGACCCGCCAGCAGCTGACCTCTTCGCTGACCCTGCAACGGCTGAAAAAGCAGAAGCTGGCGCTGAAGGACCAGATCGCCCGGCTGGAAGACGAACTGACCCCCGATATCATCGCCTGA
- a CDS encoding DsbA family oxidoreductase: MIRLDIFADPVCPWCLIGKVELDRALESRPGHPFAITWHPFRLNPQMPREGMDRIEYLHAKLGSRAEEASRVVAGRAAALGLTLNPSAREPDTTDAHRLMHWAGLEGAQTRVMSGLMRAHWQEARDIGDPAQLAAIAEAAGMEGAVVARLLAGDADLAEVARREAHARQKGINSVPSFIVADAHAISGAQPAALWQQVIDELSGQL; the protein is encoded by the coding sequence TTGATCCGGCTTGATATCTTCGCCGACCCCGTCTGCCCCTGGTGCCTGATCGGCAAGGTCGAGCTGGACCGGGCGCTGGAAAGCCGTCCCGGCCACCCCTTTGCGATCACCTGGCATCCGTTCCGGCTGAACCCGCAGATGCCGCGCGAAGGCATGGACCGGATCGAATATCTGCATGCCAAGCTGGGATCGCGCGCTGAAGAGGCATCGCGGGTGGTGGCCGGGCGGGCGGCGGCGTTGGGGCTGACCCTGAACCCCTCGGCGCGGGAACCGGACACGACCGACGCCCATCGCCTGATGCATTGGGCCGGGCTGGAAGGGGCGCAGACCCGGGTCATGTCGGGGCTGATGCGGGCGCATTGGCAAGAGGCGCGCGATATCGGCGATCCGGCGCAACTGGCCGCAATTGCCGAGGCCGCAGGCATGGAGGGCGCCGTGGTCGCGCGGTTGCTGGCCGGCGATGCCGATCTGGCCGAGGTGGCCCGGCGCGAAGCCCATGCCCGCCAGAAGGGCATCAATTCGGTGCCCAGCTTCATCGTGGCCGATGCCCATGCCATCAGTGGCGCCCAGCCTGCCGCACTGTGGCAGCAGGTCATCGACGAGCTTTCCGGCCAGCTCTGA
- a CDS encoding multidrug effflux MFS transporter: protein MLAFLFATIAFSIDAMLPALPDIAQALTPENVNRAQLVLTVFMAGMGIGTLFAGPISDSIGRKRAITLGFAIYLVAAVVAMLSQSLELLLVARFVQGLGAAGPRIVGLALVRDLYEGREMARITSFVMMIFIIVPAMAPLLGAGIIWLAGWHGVFGAFVLFGLIGAGWLNLRQAETLPPERRRPLRVGSMISGMKEVVSNRQVMLCTLVLTLGYGQMFGLLSSAQQLFGEAYGKGASFPFWFAMMALLAGTGTILNATFVMRFGMRRIAKWAYVMQTCVSSVMLVLLLGDLLAEPARFPAFFIWAVSVFFMAGVTFGNLNALALQRMGHIAGMAASFVAAVSTLAGTLIAAPVGLLYAGTALPVVSATLICSGLALLLMRKLDD from the coding sequence ATGCTTGCATTCCTCTTTGCGACGATCGCGTTCTCGATCGACGCGATGCTGCCCGCGCTGCCCGATATCGCGCAGGCGCTGACGCCCGAAAACGTCAACCGGGCGCAACTGGTCCTGACGGTCTTCATGGCGGGCATGGGCATCGGTACGCTGTTTGCCGGGCCGATCTCGGATTCCATCGGGCGCAAGCGGGCGATCACCCTAGGGTTTGCGATCTATCTGGTGGCGGCGGTGGTGGCGATGCTGTCGCAATCGCTGGAACTGCTGCTGGTGGCGCGTTTCGTGCAGGGGCTGGGGGCCGCGGGGCCGCGCATCGTCGGGCTGGCGCTGGTGCGCGACCTTTACGAGGGCCGCGAGATGGCCCGGATCACCAGCTTCGTGATGATGATCTTCATCATCGTGCCGGCGATGGCGCCCCTGTTGGGGGCGGGCATCATCTGGCTGGCGGGCTGGCATGGCGTCTTCGGGGCCTTCGTGCTGTTCGGGTTGATCGGCGCCGGCTGGCTGAACCTGCGTCAGGCCGAGACCCTGCCCCCCGAACGCCGCCGTCCGCTGCGGGTCGGCAGCATGATCTCGGGCATGAAAGAGGTCGTGTCGAACCGTCAGGTCATGCTGTGCACGCTGGTGCTGACGCTTGGCTATGGCCAGATGTTCGGTCTGCTGTCATCGGCCCAGCAACTGTTCGGCGAGGCCTATGGCAAGGGCGCCAGCTTTCCCTTCTGGTTCGCGATGATGGCGCTGCTGGCAGGGACGGGCACCATTCTGAACGCCACCTTCGTCATGCGCTTCGGGATGCGGCGGATCGCGAAATGGGCCTATGTGATGCAGACCTGCGTCTCGTCGGTGATGCTGGTGCTGCTGCTGGGCGATCTGCTGGCGGAACCGGCGCGGTTTCCGGCCTTCTTCATCTGGGCGGTCAGCGTATTCTTCATGGCCGGGGTCACCTTCGGCAACCTGAACGCGCTGGCGCTGCAACGGATGGGGCATATCGCGGGCATGGCGGCATCGTTCGTGGCGGCGGTCTCGACGCTGGCGGGCACGCTGATCGCCGCGCCGGTGGGGCTGCTTTATGCCGGAACCGCGCTGCCGGTGGTCAGCGCCACGCTGATCTGTTCGGGACTGGCGCTGCTGCTGATGCGCAAGCTGGACGATTGA
- a CDS encoding Hsp20 family protein encodes MSKISLGAHPYLLGFDQLERLAERAAKGAEGYPPYNIEHVAPDGFRITLAVAGFSEEDLSVTTEDRQLVIRGRNCEEDRDRVFLHRGIAARAFQRSFVLADGVQVTAAQMENGLLHIDLTRVQPQQVVQTIPISRK; translated from the coding sequence ATGTCGAAGATTTCACTGGGGGCGCATCCCTATCTGCTGGGTTTCGATCAGCTGGAACGGCTGGCGGAACGCGCGGCCAAGGGGGCCGAGGGCTATCCGCCCTATAATATCGAACATGTTGCCCCGGACGGTTTTCGCATCACTCTGGCCGTCGCCGGGTTCTCGGAAGAGGATCTGTCGGTCACGACCGAGGATCGCCAGCTGGTGATCCGTGGACGCAATTGCGAAGAGGATCGCGACCGCGTCTTTCTGCACCGGGGCATCGCCGCCCGCGCCTTCCAGCGCAGTTTCGTGCTGGCCGACGGGGTACAGGTGACCGCCGCGCAGATGGAAAACGGGCTGCTTCATATCGACCTGACGCGGGTTCAGCCGCAGCAAGTCGTCCAGACCATACCGATCAGCCGCAAATGA
- a CDS encoding class I adenylate-forming enzyme family protein: MNLAEHVLRAGAAVPDRLALSVVGPARAERWSYGRLIAAVRGTATGLLRAGLQPGDRLLMRLGNRPAFPIAYLGAITAGIVPVPTSAMLTGPEVTRLADELRPAMVVAGEGIALPDQPVPRLDEADLAGFAALPPADFAMGDAGRLAYIIYTSGSSGQPRAVMHAHRAILARQMMFQGWYGLRPDDRMMHAGAFNWTFTLGTGLMDPWTIGATALIIAEGTAIEQIPLLASRHGASLLAGAPGVFRRLLRAEWQPIASLRHGLAAGERLDPGLRQAWQDRTGTDLHEAMGASEISTFLSGSPARPAPVGTAGYAQPGRHVAILDPDGRVLGPGLPGALAVRRDDPGLYLGYLDQPGDTQDRMLGEWFLAGDQAMAGDDGAITLLGRGDDIMNAGGYRVAPPEIEEVLASHPGAGDVAVTELAVGPGSSIIAAFWTGDAGADDLRAMAEARLARYKQPRDYIRLGALPRTPTGKINRRALRDSHRKDRT, translated from the coding sequence ATGAATCTGGCAGAGCATGTCTTGCGGGCCGGGGCGGCGGTGCCCGACAGGCTGGCGCTGTCGGTCGTCGGTCCGGCGCGGGCCGAGCGCTGGTCCTATGGGCGGCTGATCGCGGCGGTGCGGGGGACGGCAACCGGGTTGCTGCGTGCGGGATTGCAGCCGGGCGACCGGCTGCTGATGCGGCTGGGCAATCGCCCGGCCTTTCCCATCGCCTATCTGGGCGCGATCACGGCGGGGATCGTGCCGGTGCCGACCTCGGCCATGCTGACCGGGCCTGAAGTGACCCGACTGGCTGACGAGTTGCGCCCGGCGATGGTTGTTGCGGGTGAGGGGATCGCCCTGCCCGATCAGCCGGTTCCGCGATTGGATGAGGCTGATCTGGCGGGGTTCGCCGCCCTGCCACCGGCGGATTTCGCCATGGGTGACGCGGGGCGGCTGGCCTATATCATCTATACGTCCGGGTCTTCGGGGCAGCCGCGTGCGGTGATGCATGCCCATCGCGCGATTCTGGCCCGGCAGATGATGTTTCAGGGCTGGTACGGGTTGCGGCCCGATGACCGGATGATGCATGCCGGGGCCTTCAACTGGACATTCACGCTTGGCACCGGGCTGATGGATCCCTGGACCATCGGGGCGACGGCGCTGATCATTGCCGAGGGCACCGCGATCGAGCAGATCCCGCTGCTGGCCAGTCGTCACGGGGCCTCGCTGCTGGCCGGGGCGCCGGGTGTCTTTCGCAGATTGCTGCGGGCCGAATGGCAGCCCATTGCCAGCCTGCGTCACGGTCTGGCCGCCGGAGAGCGGCTGGACCCCGGCCTGCGTCAGGCATGGCAGGACCGGACCGGCACCGATCTGCATGAGGCGATGGGCGCGTCCGAGATCTCGACCTTCCTGTCGGGCAGTCCGGCCCGGCCTGCGCCTGTCGGCACAGCCGGATATGCGCAGCCCGGGCGGCATGTCGCGATTCTGGACCCGGATGGGCGGGTTCTGGGGCCGGGTCTGCCCGGCGCTCTGGCCGTGCGGCGCGATGATCCGGGGCTCTATCTCGGGTATCTGGATCAGCCCGGCGACACGCAGGACCGGATGCTGGGTGAGTGGTTTCTGGCCGGCGATCAGGCGATGGCAGGCGATGACGGCGCGATCACCCTGCTGGGGCGTGGCGACGACATCATGAATGCCGGTGGCTATCGCGTGGCCCCGCCCGAGATCGAGGAGGTTCTGGCCTCTCATCCCGGCGCGGGCGATGTCGCGGTGACCGAACTGGCCGTCGGGCCGGGCAGCAGCATCATCGCGGCCTTCTGGACCGGAGATGCCGGGGCAGATGATCTGCGCGCCATGGCCGAGGCGCGGCTGGCCCGCTATAAGCAGCCGCGAGACTATATCCGGCTGGGCGCCCTGCCCCGCACGCCCACCGGCAAGATCAACCGTCGCGCCCTGCGCGACAGCCACCGGAAGGACCGAACTTGA
- a CDS encoding DUF1150 family protein gives MNTKHEIGDIENGNTVYIRRVETDSLPAEIQEQVPGISSLYAVHGVDGERLALVRERSLAFMLARQNDLAPVSVH, from the coding sequence ATGAATACGAAACATGAGATCGGCGATATCGAGAACGGCAACACCGTCTATATCCGCCGCGTCGAGACCGACAGCCTGCCCGCCGAGATTCAGGAACAGGTGCCGGGCATTTCCAGTCTCTATGCCGTACATGGCGTGGATGGCGAACGGCTGGCGCTGGTGCGCGAACGCAGCCTGGCCTTCATGCTGGCGCGGCAGAACGATCTGGCGCCCGTCAGCGTCCATTAA
- a CDS encoding Lrp/AsnC family transcriptional regulator yields MAGAKLDEIDRRILAELQADGRMTNVELARRVGISAPPCLRRVRTLEELGYIRGYHADINARELGFEVRVFAMVRLASQSERDLSAFEDLVRGWPLVRECHMLNGEIDFILKCVAPDLSSFQRFLTDRLTAAPNVASVKTSLVIRGAKDEPAVPFEILEERLASED; encoded by the coding sequence ATGGCCGGCGCAAAACTTGACGAGATCGACCGCAGGATTCTGGCCGAGCTTCAGGCGGACGGGCGGATGACGAATGTCGAGCTGGCGCGGCGCGTCGGGATCTCGGCTCCGCCCTGCCTCCGCCGGGTCCGCACGCTTGAGGAACTGGGCTATATCCGCGGCTATCATGCCGATATCAACGCGCGCGAGCTGGGCTTCGAGGTGCGCGTCTTTGCGATGGTGCGCCTTGCCAGCCAGTCCGAGCGCGACCTGTCCGCCTTCGAGGATCTGGTGCGCGGCTGGCCTCTGGTGCGCGAATGCCACATGCTGAACGGCGAGATCGACTTCATCCTGAAATGCGTGGCGCCGGACCTGTCCAGCTTTCAGCGTTTCCTGACCGACCGGCTGACCGCCGCGCCCAATGTCGCCAGCGTCAAGACCAGTCTGGTGATCCGTGGCGCCAAGGATGAACCCGCCGTCCCCTTCGAGATTCTGGAAGAGCGGCTGGCCAGCGAGGACTGA
- the thrS gene encoding threonine--tRNA ligase, with protein sequence MSQISLTFPDGNSRDYPAGITAAQVAESIAPSLAKRAISASLDGRHIDLAWPIATSGAISIHTMKDQAQALELIRHDFAHVMARAVQEIWPDVKVTIGPVRDFGWFYDFDRIDPFTPEDLGRIEAKMKEIIAARDPVRTEVWDRDRALAYYEQRGEPFKIELIDRIPEGEDLRMYWHGDWQDLCRGPHLQSTGQLPADAFKLTHIAGAYWLGDNTRPMLQRIYGVAFRNRDELKAHMTMLEEAAKRDHRKLGREMDLFHMQEEAPGQIFWHPNGWNIYTTLQDYMRRRQRADGYVEVNTPQVVSRKLWEESGHWENYQENMFIVEVDEEHAKTKTINALKPMNCPCHVQIFNHGLKSYRDLPLRMAEFGSCNRYEPSGALHGIMRVRGFTQDDAHIFCTEDQIEAETKKFIEFLAAIYADLGFDDWKIKLSTRPEKRIGSDESWDRAEAALGNACRAAGHDYELFPGEGAFYGPKLEFVLTDAIGRDWQCGTLQVDPNLPERLDAEYVGADGAKHRPIMLHRAVLGSFERFIGILIENSAGKLPFWLAPRQVVVASIVSDADDYVAEVVEALRAAGIRAESDIRNEKINYKVREHSVAKVPAILAIGMKEVDDRTVSMRRLDSQGSRTMALNEVVELLKAEATPPDLR encoded by the coding sequence ATGTCCCAGATCTCCCTGACCTTTCCTGATGGCAATTCGCGCGACTATCCGGCGGGAATCACCGCCGCGCAGGTGGCCGAAAGCATCGCCCCCAGCCTTGCGAAACGCGCGATCTCGGCCAGTCTGGACGGGCGCCACATCGATCTGGCATGGCCGATCGCGACGTCGGGCGCGATCAGCATCCACACGATGAAGGATCAGGCGCAGGCGCTGGAACTGATCCGCCATGATTTTGCCCATGTGATGGCCCGCGCGGTGCAAGAGATCTGGCCGGATGTGAAGGTCACCATCGGCCCGGTGCGCGATTTCGGCTGGTTCTATGATTTCGACCGCATCGACCCCTTCACACCCGAGGATCTGGGCCGGATCGAGGCGAAGATGAAAGAGATCATCGCCGCCCGCGATCCCGTCCGCACCGAGGTCTGGGACCGTGACCGGGCGCTGGCCTATTACGAACAGCGCGGCGAGCCCTTCAAGATCGAGCTGATCGACCGTATCCCCGAAGGTGAGGATCTGCGGATGTACTGGCATGGCGACTGGCAGGATCTGTGCCGTGGCCCGCATCTGCAATCGACCGGCCAGCTGCCCGCCGATGCCTTCAAGCTGACCCATATCGCCGGGGCTTATTGGCTGGGCGACAATACGCGGCCGATGCTGCAACGCATCTATGGCGTGGCCTTCCGCAACCGCGACGAGTTGAAGGCCCATATGACCATGCTGGAGGAGGCCGCCAAACGCGACCACCGCAAGCTGGGCCGCGAGATGGACCTGTTCCACATGCAGGAAGAGGCGCCGGGGCAGATCTTCTGGCATCCGAACGGCTGGAACATCTATACCACGTTGCAGGATTACATGCGCCGCCGCCAGCGCGCCGATGGCTATGTCGAGGTCAATACCCCGCAGGTCGTCAGCCGGAAATTGTGGGAAGAATCAGGTCATTGGGAGAACTATCAGGAAAACATGTTCATCGTCGAGGTGGATGAGGAACATGCCAAGACCAAGACGATCAACGCGCTGAAGCCAATGAACTGCCCCTGCCATGTGCAGATCTTCAATCACGGGCTGAAATCCTATCGCGATCTGCCGCTGCGCATGGCCGAATTCGGATCCTGCAACCGCTATGAGCCCTCGGGCGCGCTGCATGGCATCATGCGGGTGCGCGGGTTTACGCAGGACGACGCGCATATCTTCTGCACCGAGGATCAGATCGAGGCGGAAACGAAGAAATTCATCGAGTTTCTGGCCGCGATCTATGCCGATCTGGGCTTTGACGACTGGAAGATCAAACTGTCCACCCGCCCGGAAAAGCGCATCGGTTCGGATGAAAGCTGGGACCGGGCGGAGGCCGCGCTTGGCAATGCCTGCCGGGCGGCGGGCCATGATTATGAACTGTTTCCGGGTGAAGGTGCGTTCTATGGGCCGAAACTGGAATTCGTGCTGACCGACGCCATCGGCCGCGACTGGCAATGCGGCACGCTGCAAGTGGACCCCAACCTGCCCGAGCGGCTGGATGCCGAATATGTCGGCGCGGACGGCGCGAAACATCGCCCGATCATGCTGCACCGCGCCGTGCTGGGCAGTTTCGAGCGGTTCATCGGCATCCTGATCGAGAACAGCGCCGGCAAGCTGCCCTTCTGGCTGGCACCGCGTCAGGTGGTGGTGGCGTCGATCGTGTCGGATGCGGATGACTATGTCGCCGAGGTGGTCGAGGCGCTGCGCGCGGCGGGAATCCGGGCCGAATCCGACATCCGCAACGAAAAGATCAACTATAAGGTCCGCGAGCATTCTGTCGCAAAGGTTCCCGCAATCCTTGCCATCGGCATGAAAGAGGTAGATGATCGGACTGTATCCATGCGTCGGCTGGACAGTCAGGGCAGCCGGACCATGGCGCTGAACGAAGTCGTCGAACTGCTGAAAGCCGAGGCCACGCCGCCTGATCTGCGCTGA
- the rpsD gene encoding 30S ribosomal protein S4, whose protein sequence is MTKRTAAKYKIDRRMGENIWGRAKSPVNRREYGPGQHGQRRKQKLSDFGTQLRAKQKLKGYYGDLTEKQFRRIYSEAERVKGDTGENLIGLLERRLDAVVYRAKFVPTIFAARQFVNHGHVEVNGKRVNIASYRVREGDVVSVRERSRQLAIVLEAIGSAERDIPDYLDVDTNKLTAGFVRTPALGDVPYPVMMEPNLVVEYYAKN, encoded by the coding sequence ATGACCAAACGCACCGCTGCCAAGTATAAGATTGACCGCCGTATGGGCGAAAACATCTGGGGCCGCGCCAAATCCCCGGTGAACCGCCGCGAATACGGCCCCGGCCAGCACGGCCAGCGCCGCAAGCAGAAGCTGTCGGATTTCGGCACCCAGCTGCGCGCCAAGCAGAAGCTGAAGGGCTATTACGGCGACCTGACCGAAAAGCAGTTCCGCCGCATCTATTCCGAGGCCGAGCGTGTGAAGGGTGACACCGGCGAGAACCTGATCGGTCTGCTGGAGCGCCGTCTGGACGCCGTCGTCTATCGCGCCAAATTCGTGCCGACCATCTTTGCCGCCCGTCAGTTCGTCAACCACGGCCATGTCGAAGTGAACGGCAAGCGCGTCAACATCGCCTCGTACCGTGTCCGCGAAGGCGACGTGGTTTCGGTGCGCGAGCGTTCGCGCCAGCTGGCCATCGTGCTGGAAGCCATCGGTTCGGCCGAGCGTGACATCCCCGACTATCTGGACGTGGACACCAACAAGCTGACCGCCGGCTTCGTGCGCACCCCGGCCTTGGGCGACGTGCCCTATCCGGTGATGATGGAGCCGAACCTGGTCGTCGAATATTACGCGAAGAACTGA
- the hisC gene encoding histidinol-phosphate transaminase encodes MTQIIPQPGIIEIALYVSGESKLAGHDDVLKLSSNENPLGCSPAAQAAFSAAAGDLNRYPNTDHAPLRRAIGEVHGLDPDRIICGVGSDEVLQFVVHAFAGAGDEVITTEHGFSMYPILARMVGAVPVTVPETERRIDVDAILAAVTGRTRVVFIANPANPTGTMLTAAELQRLIDGLPAHVLLVHDGAYTEFAGGFDGGAGLVDRHPNVVMTRTFSKIHGLGGLRIGWGYASRRIIDVLNRIRQPFNLSSAQMAAAEAAIRDTGFTTHCAELNAQMRERLRNSLIQMGIGCDESFANFVLARFTDPAEAEAADAALREDGILVRRVGGYGLPAALRITVGDEKGTARVIDCLGRFMAARRGA; translated from the coding sequence ATGACCCAGATCATCCCGCAGCCCGGCATCATTGAGATCGCGCTTTACGTCAGCGGCGAAAGCAAGCTGGCCGGGCATGACGACGTTCTGAAACTGTCCTCGAACGAGAACCCGCTGGGATGCAGCCCGGCGGCGCAGGCGGCGTTTTCGGCGGCGGCGGGGGATCTGAACCGCTATCCCAATACCGATCACGCCCCCCTTCGCCGCGCCATCGGCGAGGTGCACGGACTGGATCCCGACCGGATCATCTGCGGCGTGGGCTCGGACGAGGTGCTGCAATTCGTGGTCCATGCCTTTGCCGGCGCGGGGGATGAGGTCATCACCACCGAGCATGGCTTTTCCATGTATCCGATCCTTGCGCGGATGGTCGGCGCCGTGCCGGTGACGGTGCCCGAGACCGAGCGCCGCATCGACGTGGATGCGATACTGGCGGCGGTGACCGGGCGCACGCGGGTCGTGTTCATCGCCAACCCGGCGAACCCGACCGGCACCATGCTGACCGCCGCGGAATTGCAGCGCCTGATCGATGGGCTGCCCGCGCATGTGTTGCTGGTCCATGACGGTGCCTATACCGAATTCGCGGGCGGTTTCGACGGCGGCGCCGGGCTGGTCGATCGCCATCCGAATGTGGTGATGACGCGGACGTTTTCCAAAATCCACGGGCTGGGCGGGCTGCGGATCGGCTGGGGTTATGCCAGCCGCCGGATCATCGACGTGCTGAACCGCATCCGCCAGCCCTTCAACCTGTCCAGCGCGCAGATGGCCGCCGCCGAGGCCGCGATCCGCGACACCGGCTTCACCACACATTGCGCCGAACTGAATGCGCAGATGCGCGAGCGGCTGCGCAATTCGCTGATCCAGATGGGTATCGGCTGCGACGAAAGCTTTGCCAATTTCGTGCTGGCCCGGTTCACCGATCCCGCCGAGGCCGAGGCCGCCGATGCCGCGCTGCGCGAGGATGGCATCCTTGTGCGCCGCGTGGGCGGCTATGGCCTGCCCGCCGCCCTGCGCATCACCGTGGGGGATGAAAAGGGCACCGCCCGCGTGATCGACTGCCTTGGCCGTTTCATGGCCGCCCGGAGGGGTGCATGA
- the trxB gene encoding thioredoxin-disulfide reductase, translated as MTDKTHVKLLIIGSGPAGYTAAVYGARAMLNPMLIQGLQPGGQLTITTEVENWPGETEIQGPDLMVKMEEHARAMGADVVVDYVTRLDLQSRPFVAECDSGRVVTADAVILATGAQARWLGLDSEEKFKGFGVSACATCDGFFYRGRDVVVVGGGNTAVEEALFLTKFASKVTLVHRRDSLRAEKILQQRLLGNPKVEIIWDHELAEVKGTDSPLGVTGVVLRDVKAGGLREVAADGVFIAIGHAPSNDLVQGQLELHNGGYVKVEPGSTRTSVPGVFAAGDLTDHVYRQAVTSAGMGCMAALDAEHWLATQEVALPETVGA; from the coding sequence ATGACCGACAAAACCCATGTGAAACTGCTGATCATCGGCTCGGGGCCCGCAGGCTATACCGCCGCCGTCTATGGCGCGCGCGCGATGCTGAACCCGATGCTGATCCAGGGCCTGCAACCGGGCGGGCAGCTGACCATCACCACCGAAGTCGAGAACTGGCCGGGCGAGACCGAGATCCAGGGCCCCGATCTGATGGTGAAGATGGAGGAACATGCCCGCGCGATGGGGGCCGATGTGGTCGTCGATTACGTCACCCGGCTGGATTTGCAGTCCCGCCCCTTCGTTGCCGAATGTGACAGCGGACGCGTGGTCACGGCGGATGCGGTGATTCTGGCGACGGGCGCGCAGGCGCGCTGGCTGGGGCTGGACAGTGAAGAGAAGTTCAAGGGCTTCGGCGTCAGCGCCTGCGCCACATGCGACGGTTTCTTTTATCGCGGTCGCGACGTGGTGGTGGTTGGCGGCGGCAATACCGCCGTTGAAGAGGCGCTGTTCCTGACCAAATTCGCCAGCAAGGTGACGCTGGTCCATCGCCGCGACAGCCTGCGGGCGGAAAAGATCCTGCAACAGCGGTTGTTGGGCAATCCCAAGGTGGAAATCATCTGGGATCACGAACTGGCCGAGGTGAAGGGAACGGACAGCCCGCTTGGCGTGACCGGCGTCGTGCTGCGCGATGTGAAGGCGGGGGGCTTGCGCGAGGTTGCCGCCGACGGGGTGTTCATCGCCATCGGCCACGCGCCCTCGAACGATCTGGTGCAGGGCCAGCTGGAGCTGCACAATGGCGGCTATGTCAAGGTCGAGCCGGGCAGCACCCGCACCTCGGTCCCCGGCGTTTTCGCGGCGGGCGATCTGACCGATCATGTCTATCGTCAGGCGGTGACCAGCGCCGGGATGGGCTGCATGGCCGCGCTGGACGCCGAGCACTGGCTGGCCACGCAAGAGGTCGCGCTGCCCGAAACCGTGGGGGCCTAG
- the purE gene encoding 5-(carboxyamino)imidazole ribonucleotide mutase, whose protein sequence is MDKPVGIIMGSQSDWPTMREAAAILDELAIGYEARIVSAHRTPDRLWDYGRTAVGRGLKVIIAGAGGAAHLPGMMASKTRLPVIGVPVQTRALSGVDSLYSILQMPKGYPVATMAIGAAGAANAGLMAAGILALGDPALAERLEQWRQALSASIPEEPRDE, encoded by the coding sequence ATGGACAAGCCGGTGGGAATCATCATGGGCAGCCAGTCCGACTGGCCGACCATGCGAGAGGCAGCCGCCATTCTGGATGAACTGGCCATCGGCTATGAGGCCCGGATCGTCAGCGCCCATCGCACCCCCGACCGGTTGTGGGATTACGGCAGAACCGCTGTCGGACGCGGGCTGAAGGTGATTATCGCCGGGGCAGGGGGCGCGGCGCATCTGCCGGGCATGATGGCCTCCAAGACCCGCCTGCCGGTGATCGGCGTGCCGGTGCAGACCCGGGCGCTGTCAGGGGTCGATTCGCTCTATTCCATCCTGCAGATGCCAAAGGGCTATCCGGTGGCGACCATGGCGATCGGCGCGGCCGGGGCGGCCAATGCCGGGCTGATGGCCGCAGGTATCCTTGCCCTTGGCGATCCCGCGCTGGCCGAACGGCTGGAGCAATGGCGTCAGGCCCTGTCGGCATCCATCCCCGAGGAGCCGCGCGATGAGTGA
- a CDS encoding cold-shock protein — MATGTVKWFNATKGFGFIAPDEGGKDVFVHISAVERAGLTGLQDNQKIEYELQSGRDGRASASDLKLL; from the coding sequence ATGGCGACCGGAACGGTAAAGTGGTTCAACGCCACCAAAGGCTTTGGCTTCATCGCCCCTGATGAGGGCGGCAAGGATGTCTTCGTCCACATCTCGGCTGTCGAGCGCGCCGGGCTGACCGGGCTGCAGGACAACCAGAAGATCGAATACGAACTGCAGTCGGGCCGCGACGGCCGCGCCTCGGCTAGTGATCTGAAGCTGCTTTGA